A region of Streptomyces sp. NBC_01750 DNA encodes the following proteins:
- a CDS encoding nucleotide pyrophosphatase/phosphodiesterase family protein, which translates to MTHPTPTPLLVLDVVGLTSQLLEHMPHLKSLARSGSQAPLSTVLPAVTCAAQSTFLTGVLPAEHGIVANGWYFRDLGEVLLWRQHNGLVSGDKIWDAARRAHPGYTVANICWWYAMGADTDITVTPRPVYYADGRKEPDCYTRPPELHDELTEKLGTFPLFHFWGPGADIVSSQWIVDATRHIMRTRHPDLTLCYLPHLDYDLQRYGPDDPRSYRAAADLDAVIAPLLDEAGQEGRTVVALSEYGITRVSRPVDINRALRRADLLEVHTQDGMEYLDPMASRAFAVADHQLAHIYVRRPEDLEATRAVLDGLPGIEQLLDDEGKKSHGLDHPRSGELVAVAEPDAWFTYYYWLDDDRAPDFAQLVEIHRKPGYDPAELFMDPLDPYVRLKAAKAVARKKLGMRYRLAVVPLDPSPIRGSHGRLPPSGESDTGPLILCSTPRAVSGRVAATDVKSLLLQLAGLH; encoded by the coding sequence ATGACGCACCCCACGCCCACCCCGCTCCTGGTCCTGGACGTCGTCGGCCTCACCTCCCAGCTCCTCGAGCACATGCCACACCTCAAGTCCCTTGCCCGGTCCGGCTCGCAGGCACCCCTCTCCACCGTCCTCCCCGCCGTGACCTGCGCCGCCCAGTCCACTTTTCTCACCGGCGTCCTCCCCGCCGAGCACGGCATCGTCGCCAACGGCTGGTACTTCCGCGACCTCGGCGAGGTCCTGCTGTGGCGCCAGCACAACGGCCTCGTCTCCGGAGACAAGATCTGGGACGCCGCCCGCCGCGCCCACCCCGGCTACACCGTCGCCAACATCTGCTGGTGGTACGCCATGGGCGCGGACACCGACATCACCGTCACCCCCCGTCCCGTCTACTACGCCGACGGCCGCAAGGAACCCGACTGCTACACCCGGCCCCCCGAGCTGCACGACGAACTCACCGAGAAACTCGGCACCTTCCCCCTGTTCCACTTCTGGGGCCCGGGCGCCGACATCGTCTCCAGCCAGTGGATCGTCGACGCGACCCGCCACATCATGCGCACCCGACACCCCGACCTGACCCTTTGCTACCTCCCCCATCTCGACTACGACCTACAGCGCTACGGCCCCGACGATCCCCGCTCGTACCGGGCAGCCGCCGACCTCGACGCCGTCATCGCCCCGCTGCTGGACGAGGCCGGGCAGGAAGGCCGCACCGTCGTCGCCCTCTCGGAGTACGGCATCACCCGCGTCAGCCGCCCCGTCGACATCAACCGTGCTCTGCGCCGAGCGGATCTCCTCGAGGTCCACACCCAGGACGGTATGGAGTACCTCGACCCGATGGCCTCCCGCGCCTTCGCCGTCGCCGATCACCAGCTCGCGCACATCTATGTACGCCGCCCCGAAGACCTGGAAGCCACCCGTGCGGTACTCGACGGACTGCCGGGCATCGAGCAACTCCTCGACGACGAGGGCAAGAAGAGCCATGGCCTCGACCACCCCCGCTCCGGTGAACTCGTCGCCGTCGCCGAGCCCGATGCCTGGTTCACGTACTACTACTGGCTCGACGACGACCGGGCCCCCGACTTCGCCCAGCTCGTCGAGATCCACCGCAAACCCGGCTACGACCCCGCCGAGCTCTTCATGGACCCTCTCGACCCCTACGTACGCCTCAAGGCGGCCAAGGCCGTCGCCCGCAAGAAGCTCGGCATGCGCTACCGCCTCGCGGTCGTCCCCCTCGACCCGTCACCTATTCGCGGCAGCCACGGCCGCCTGCCCCCGAGCGGCGAAAGTGACACCGGACCGCTCATCCTCTGCTCCACCCCCCGCGCTGTCAGCGGCCGCGTCGCGGCCACCGATGTGAAGTCCCTGCTGCTTCAACTCGCTGGTCTCCACTGA
- a CDS encoding sugar phosphate isomerase/epimerase family protein produces the protein MSRTSKANDPELAHKLSRRGMLGVAAGATAAAIVGAAAGPAAAAAATSAAAPGRGRPVLPPGRLGTQLYSLRDKVSSLGFAKVFAELERYGYDEIEYAGYTQGTGPISLAQLKQLARDHGLRGIGSHVGYYSGDPNAYTFAQNLDKVLDDAQALGLPHIGTASGPFRYGSTVDAWKRAAEEFNTYGAAAKKRGLKFYQHNHAEEFSFATDQPDVRLYDVLLAETDPDLVYLEMDIYWAFVGQFRFGKRADGTPAPFDPLRYVLKQPHRYPLFHVKDGTHDESARDGYRMVDVGDGDIDYKRFISAVNKTHGGYHDHHWQTEHDNPVESFAFARKSSAHLHSLREKGC, from the coding sequence ATGAGCCGCACAAGCAAGGCCAACGACCCCGAACTCGCCCACAAGCTCAGCAGACGCGGCATGCTCGGCGTCGCCGCCGGCGCGACCGCGGCGGCCATCGTCGGCGCCGCGGCAGGTCCGGCCGCCGCCGCGGCCGCGACGAGTGCCGCCGCCCCCGGCCGCGGCCGCCCCGTCCTTCCCCCCGGCCGCCTCGGCACCCAGCTCTACTCCCTGCGCGACAAGGTCTCGAGCCTCGGCTTCGCCAAGGTCTTCGCCGAGCTGGAACGCTACGGCTACGACGAGATCGAGTACGCCGGCTACACCCAGGGCACCGGCCCCATCAGCCTCGCCCAGCTGAAGCAGCTCGCCCGCGACCACGGGCTGCGCGGCATCGGCAGTCACGTCGGCTATTACTCCGGCGACCCGAACGCCTACACCTTCGCGCAGAACCTCGACAAGGTCCTCGACGACGCCCAGGCGCTCGGCCTCCCGCACATCGGCACCGCATCCGGACCCTTCCGCTACGGCTCCACCGTCGATGCCTGGAAGCGGGCCGCCGAAGAGTTCAACACCTATGGAGCCGCCGCCAAGAAGCGTGGTCTGAAGTTCTACCAGCACAACCACGCCGAGGAGTTCTCCTTCGCCACCGACCAGCCGGACGTCCGCCTCTACGACGTGCTGCTCGCCGAGACCGACCCCGATCTGGTCTACCTCGAAATGGACATCTACTGGGCGTTCGTGGGCCAGTTCCGCTTCGGCAAGCGCGCCGACGGCACCCCCGCTCCCTTCGACCCTCTGCGATATGTCCTCAAGCAGCCCCACCGCTACCCGCTGTTCCACGTCAAGGACGGCACGCACGACGAGTCCGCCCGCGACGGCTACCGGATGGTGGACGTCGGGGACGGAGACATCGACTACAAGCGTTTCATCTCCGCGGTGAACAAGACTCACGGCGGCTACCACGACCACCACTGGCAGACCGAACACGACAACCCGGTCGAGTCGTTCGCGTTTGCCCGCAAATCCAGCGCGCACCTCCACTCGCTGCGCGAGAAGGGCTGCTGA
- a CDS encoding HAD family acid phosphatase, with amino-acid sequence MHAGKWRIRSVATAAALAFTMAAPVATAADSTGSDRPATPAAAAPQQSGRAGALLADVDYGTWQRDVADVIAVARPYVEQRTVNTSGAKQAIVLDIDNTSLETDFHPFWEYPTPAVKPVLDLVRYAKSRGVDIFFVTARPGIIYSLTDYNLKKVGYPVDGLYVRDLPDLFSEVSAYKTGKRAAIEARGYTIIANIGNNTTDLVGGHAEKTFKLPDYNGDLS; translated from the coding sequence ATGCATGCAGGCAAGTGGAGAATCCGGTCGGTGGCCACCGCCGCCGCGCTGGCGTTCACCATGGCCGCCCCGGTGGCAACGGCCGCGGACTCGACCGGGTCGGACCGCCCGGCGACCCCGGCCGCCGCCGCGCCGCAGCAGTCCGGCCGCGCCGGTGCGCTGCTCGCCGACGTCGACTACGGGACCTGGCAGCGTGATGTCGCCGACGTCATCGCCGTCGCTCGCCCCTACGTCGAGCAGCGCACCGTCAACACCTCCGGTGCGAAGCAGGCGATCGTCCTCGACATCGACAACACTTCGCTCGAGACGGACTTCCACCCCTTCTGGGAGTACCCGACCCCCGCGGTCAAGCCCGTTCTCGACCTGGTGCGTTACGCGAAGTCCCGCGGTGTGGACATCTTCTTCGTCACCGCCCGCCCGGGCATCATCTACTCGCTCACCGACTACAACCTGAAGAAGGTCGGGTACCCGGTCGACGGCCTCTACGTACGGGATCTGCCCGACCTCTTCAGCGAGGTCAGCGCGTACAAGACGGGCAAGCGGGCCGCGATCGAGGCGAGGGGCTACACGATCATCGCCAACATCGGCAACAACACGACCGATCTCGTGGGCGGCCACGCCGAGAAGACGTTCAAGCTGCCCGACTACAACGGCGACCTCTCGTAG
- a CDS encoding aldehyde dehydrogenase family protein — MAPILTLKPGTAWADAWQRCLAVAPESFRDDRVLNLWAAQWQADGRPLPATSPVDGSPVAGPPRLDEATAQQAVRASLDQHRTWRHVPLSERRARVAATLDSLTEHRELLALLLVWEIGKPWRLAQADVDRAIDGVRWYVDGAESMLDGRAPLPGPVSNIASWNYPMSVLVHAMLAQALAGNAVIAKTPTDGGVACLTLASALAAREGIPITLVSGSGGELSEALVRSPEIGCVSFVGGRDTGARIATAVADLGKRHILEQEGLNTWGIWNHSDWDALTAVIPKLFDYGKQRCTAYPRFVVQRELFADFLAAYLPAVRSVRTGHPLAVEHPDDPLPTLDFGPLINAAKAKELGDQVAEAIDRGAVPLHRGTLAEGRFLPGQDTSAYLPPVTLLGPPPSSPLHHAEPFGPVDTIVLVDTEAELLAAMNASNGALVATLSTDDPATYERLAPQIRAFKVGHGKPRSRGDRDELFGGFGASWRGAFVGGELLIRAVTDGPAGERLPGNFPDYHLMA; from the coding sequence ATGGCACCCATCCTCACCCTCAAGCCCGGCACCGCATGGGCCGACGCCTGGCAGCGCTGCCTGGCCGTCGCCCCCGAGTCCTTCCGTGACGACCGCGTACTGAACCTCTGGGCCGCCCAGTGGCAGGCCGACGGCCGCCCCCTGCCCGCAACCAGCCCGGTCGACGGCAGCCCTGTCGCGGGACCGCCGCGCCTGGACGAGGCAACCGCGCAGCAGGCGGTACGCGCCTCACTCGACCAGCACCGGACCTGGCGACACGTTCCTCTCAGCGAGCGCAGGGCGCGCGTCGCCGCCACCCTCGACTCCCTCACCGAACACCGCGAACTGCTCGCCCTGCTCCTGGTCTGGGAGATCGGCAAGCCGTGGCGGCTCGCACAGGCCGATGTCGACCGTGCGATCGACGGAGTGCGCTGGTACGTCGACGGTGCCGAGTCGATGCTCGATGGGCGTGCGCCTCTGCCGGGCCCGGTCTCCAACATCGCCAGCTGGAACTACCCGATGTCCGTCCTGGTCCACGCGATGCTCGCGCAGGCCCTGGCCGGGAACGCGGTGATCGCGAAGACCCCGACCGACGGCGGTGTCGCCTGCCTCACCCTGGCCTCCGCTCTCGCCGCCCGTGAAGGTATCCCGATCACCCTGGTCAGCGGCAGCGGGGGCGAGCTCTCCGAGGCCCTGGTCCGCTCCCCGGAGATCGGCTGCGTCTCCTTCGTCGGCGGCCGCGACACCGGAGCCCGTATCGCCACCGCCGTGGCCGACCTCGGCAAGCGCCACATCCTGGAACAGGAGGGCCTGAACACCTGGGGCATCTGGAACCACAGCGACTGGGACGCGCTCACCGCGGTGATCCCCAAGCTCTTCGACTACGGCAAGCAGCGGTGCACGGCGTATCCGCGCTTCGTGGTCCAGCGCGAGCTGTTCGCCGACTTCCTCGCGGCCTACCTGCCCGCCGTACGTTCCGTCCGTACGGGTCACCCGCTGGCGGTCGAGCACCCCGACGACCCGCTGCCCACCCTGGACTTCGGCCCCCTGATCAACGCGGCGAAGGCGAAGGAACTGGGCGACCAGGTCGCCGAGGCGATCGACCGCGGGGCCGTGCCCCTGCACCGGGGCACCCTGGCGGAAGGCCGTTTCCTGCCGGGCCAGGACACTTCCGCCTACCTCCCGCCGGTCACCCTCCTGGGCCCGCCGCCGTCCTCGCCACTGCACCACGCGGAACCGTTCGGCCCGGTCGACACGATCGTCCTGGTCGACACCGAGGCGGAACTGCTCGCCGCGATGAACGCCTCCAACGGCGCGCTCGTCGCGACGCTGTCGACCGACGACCCGGCGACGTACGAGCGACTCGCCCCGCAGATCCGCGCCTTCAAGGTCGGCCACGGAAAGCCGCGCTCGCGCGGTGACCGCGACGAGCTGTTCGGCGGTTTCGGGGCGTCCTGGCGGGGCGCGTTCGTCGGCGGCGAGCTACTGATCCGGGCTGTGACGGACGGCCCGGCGGGAGAGCGTCTGCCGGGCAACTTCCCCGACTACCACCTGATGGCGTGA
- a CDS encoding DUF2254 domain-containing protein produces MSDRRYRPPRALSLLREHLRDTFWFAPAAGLLCALALWWGASALDTQIIAYLQREQAYEAISDLISIADDSKTIVTTVSSAMMTFIGVVFSISLVAVQMASGQLTPRVVRIFVRSRISKLTLTVFLATFLFSLLVLTSYESETDPKLVTSVPLVQSLLTMAMVGLSLLLFIAYVSAMLRLMQVGPVVDHIARESFHMLRRQPAGGQDMAPLAPETAWVAHHGRAGVLRDVNVARLVRVAGRHGVVLRLIPRIGDYVVPGMPVLAVHGEGWPRQALRSAVSVGVERSFHQDLGFGLRQLSDIALRALSPAVNDPTTAVQCLDRIVQFLAAVVRMPLGAVQHRDRQGDVRLVQDVPGWTDLVDLGLAEVRLYAPGHPQVTRRLVAGIDDLLLLTPQERREPLLRHRTLLVQAVERTVPEAAERAFALEPDRQGIG; encoded by the coding sequence GTGAGTGATCGCCGCTATCGACCGCCCCGCGCGCTCTCGCTGCTGCGCGAGCATCTGCGGGACACCTTCTGGTTCGCGCCGGCCGCCGGGCTGCTGTGCGCCTTGGCGCTGTGGTGGGGGGCCTCCGCGCTGGATACGCAGATCATCGCGTATCTGCAGCGCGAGCAGGCATACGAAGCGATCAGCGACCTCATCTCGATCGCCGACGACAGCAAGACCATCGTGACGACGGTCAGCTCCGCGATGATGACCTTCATCGGTGTCGTCTTCAGCATCTCGCTGGTCGCCGTCCAGATGGCGAGTGGCCAGCTCACCCCGCGGGTCGTGCGGATCTTCGTCAGAAGCCGGATCAGCAAGCTGACGCTGACCGTGTTCCTGGCGACCTTTCTGTTCTCGCTGCTGGTGCTGACCTCGTACGAGAGCGAGACCGATCCCAAGCTGGTCACCTCGGTGCCGCTCGTGCAGAGCCTGCTGACCATGGCGATGGTCGGGCTGAGTCTGCTGCTCTTCATCGCCTATGTGAGCGCCATGCTGCGGCTGATGCAGGTCGGGCCGGTCGTCGACCACATCGCCCGGGAGTCCTTCCATATGCTGCGCAGGCAGCCGGCCGGCGGCCAGGACATGGCGCCGCTCGCTCCCGAGACCGCGTGGGTCGCGCATCATGGGCGGGCGGGCGTGCTGCGGGATGTGAACGTCGCGCGGTTGGTACGGGTGGCCGGGCGGCACGGCGTCGTGCTGCGGCTGATTCCGCGGATCGGGGACTACGTGGTGCCCGGGATGCCGGTGCTGGCCGTGCACGGGGAGGGTTGGCCGCGACAGGCGCTCAGGTCCGCCGTGTCCGTGGGGGTGGAACGTTCCTTTCACCAGGATCTCGGGTTCGGGCTGCGGCAGCTGTCGGACATCGCGCTGCGCGCGCTGTCGCCCGCCGTGAACGATCCGACGACCGCCGTGCAGTGCCTGGACCGGATCGTGCAGTTTCTGGCGGCGGTGGTGAGGATGCCGCTCGGGGCGGTGCAGCACCGGGACCGGCAGGGCGACGTGCGCCTGGTGCAGGACGTGCCCGGGTGGACCGATCTGGTGGATCTTGGGCTGGCGGAGGTACGGCTCTACGCGCCGGGGCATCCGCAGGTGACCCGGCGGCTGGTGGCCGGGATCGACGATCTCTTGCTGCTCACGCCCCAGGAGCGGAGAGAGCCGCTGCTCAGGCACCGCACGCTGCTGGTTCAGGCCGTGGAGCGCACGGTGCCCGAGGCGGCCGAGCGCGCGTTCGCGCTGGAGCCCGACCGCCAGGGCATCGGCTAG
- a CDS encoding DUF7489 domain-containing protein produces the protein MSRKVESAYAGEVVGLSTRDVILTSGMRHEHLLTIRADHGQEINVEVASWVYSSFAVGDRIVKQAGARWPRQAA, from the coding sequence GTGAGCCGGAAGGTAGAGAGCGCGTACGCCGGTGAGGTCGTTGGGCTGTCGACGCGGGACGTCATACTGACCTCCGGCATGCGTCATGAGCACCTGTTGACGATCCGTGCCGACCACGGCCAGGAGATCAACGTGGAGGTCGCCTCCTGGGTGTACTCGTCGTTCGCCGTCGGCGACCGCATCGTCAAGCAGGCCGGGGCACGTTGGCCCAGACAGGCCGCATAG
- a CDS encoding hemerythrin domain-containing protein produces the protein MAHGGDVINELTTDHREVDDLFDQIERAEPGSPERRNLTDQLTIELVRHSVAEEEYLYPAVRRHLQDGNTLADKEIADHGRVEELLKDLEGRDAADPEFNYLLAQLRTEVEAHVRDEETHLFVQLQAACTPGELERLGDKVRSAKRLAPARPRPDTPDAPPANKLLAPGAGLVDRVRDFFARRGE, from the coding sequence ATGGCCCACGGCGGAGATGTCATCAACGAACTGACCACCGACCACCGCGAGGTGGATGACCTTTTCGACCAGATCGAACGGGCCGAGCCCGGCAGCCCGGAGCGCAGGAATCTCACGGACCAGCTGACCATCGAACTGGTCCGGCACTCCGTCGCGGAGGAGGAGTACCTGTATCCCGCGGTACGCAGGCATCTGCAGGACGGCAACACGCTCGCCGACAAGGAGATCGCCGACCACGGACGAGTCGAGGAGCTGCTCAAGGACCTGGAGGGGCGTGACGCCGCTGATCCCGAGTTCAACTACCTGCTCGCGCAACTCAGGACCGAGGTGGAAGCTCACGTCAGGGATGAGGAGACCCACCTCTTCGTCCAGCTGCAAGCCGCCTGCACGCCCGGCGAGTTGGAACGGCTCGGAGACAAGGTCCGATCGGCGAAGAGGCTCGCCCCCGCGCGACCGCGCCCGGACACTCCCGACGCGCCGCCCGCCAACAAGCTCCTTGCGCCGGGAGCCGGGCTGGTCGACCGCGTCCGCGACTTCTTCGCCCGCCGCGGCGAGTAA
- the bla gene encoding class A beta-lactamase → MRPIGARPTRRTILATGAGAGAALAAVSRVTPAHAALAAPGAARVTRQLRALEREHSARLGAYAHDTATGRRVVYRADESFPMCSLFKTIGAAAVLRDLDRDGEFLARRIRYTAKDVKDSGHSPITGRPENLAHGMTVAELCAYSITHSDNTAANLLLRELGGPTAITRFCRSVGDPVTRLDRWEPELNSAEPWRETDTTTPRAIGRTYARLVLGDALVPCDRRLLTDWLLANTTSGERFRAGLPADWRVADKTAGGSYGGNNNAGIAWPPGRPPVVLAVMTTKPDRDAPADNPLVAKTAGILAAALS, encoded by the coding sequence ATGCGACCTATCGGAGCTCGCCCGACCCGACGGACGATCCTGGCCACCGGGGCCGGGGCCGGGGCAGCTCTGGCCGCCGTATCCCGGGTAACCCCGGCGCACGCGGCCTTAGCCGCGCCCGGCGCGGCCCGGGTCACCCGGCAGTTGCGCGCCCTGGAGCGGGAGCACTCCGCCCGGCTCGGCGCCTACGCCCATGACACCGCCACGGGACGCAGGGTGGTGTACCGGGCGGACGAAAGCTTCCCCATGTGCTCCCTGTTCAAGACCATCGGCGCGGCGGCGGTCCTGCGGGACCTGGACCGCGACGGTGAGTTCCTGGCCCGCCGCATCCGCTATACCGCGAAGGATGTCAAGGACTCCGGCCACTCGCCGATCACCGGCCGGCCCGAGAACCTCGCCCACGGGATGACGGTCGCCGAGCTGTGCGCGTACTCCATCACACACAGCGACAACACCGCGGCCAACCTCCTCCTCCGCGAACTGGGCGGCCCCACCGCCATCACCCGCTTCTGCCGCTCCGTCGGAGACCCGGTCACCCGCCTCGATCGCTGGGAGCCCGAGCTGAACTCGGCGGAGCCATGGCGCGAGACGGACACCACCACACCTCGCGCCATCGGGCGGACCTACGCCCGCCTCGTCCTGGGCGACGCACTCGTCCCCTGCGACCGCCGGCTGCTCACCGACTGGCTGCTCGCCAACACCACCAGCGGTGAGCGATTCCGAGCCGGGCTTCCCGCCGACTGGAGGGTCGCCGACAAGACCGCCGGCGGCAGCTACGGCGGCAACAACAACGCCGGAATCGCTTGGCCTCCAGGCCGCCCACCGGTCGTCCTGGCCGTCATGACCACCAAGCCCGACCGGGACGCCCCCGCCGACAACCCCCTGGTCGCCAAGACGGCCGGAATTCTGGCCGCAGCTTTGAGCTGA
- a CDS encoding recombinase family protein, producing the protein MTPHDDLPSWLLAWNQTLPVPPAAVGRGLRFAFYGRVSTEDQQDPEASRLCQLGRARTLIEPIGGIITAEYFDIGETRALPWKRRPRASALLAALADPRRGFDAVVIGEPQRAFYGTQFGNTFPLFTHYGVMLWVPEVGGAIDPDNEAHDLIMSVFGGMSTGERNRIKIRVHSAMASQTLIEGRYLGGRPPYGYRLVDLGPHPNPGKAATGRRLHGLEPDPVAAPVVVRIFTEYLCGLGIFAIAEGLTRDQIPSPSAHDQARNSHRDTRAWSKSAVRAILTNPRYTGRQVWNRQHKHESLLDIEDVTLGYTTTLRWNSKDKWLVSQRIAHTPLIDDETFAQAQDILASRTRTGPAHGVKRTQNLYVLRGALTHAVCGRKMQGHWAHDEAYYRCRFPEEYALANHIQHPRNVYLRETWILPPLDDWLSKVFLPHRLDDTIDLMAGAAPRPLASDEKSTAEAARTVIADCDAKLATHRAALEAGADPALVTQWIAETQARKARAVAELRTATHGPGSRMPRDEIARLVRSISDLAAVVRQAEAADKAEIYRQLGLALTYDSGKQKVLVEMNLNQHSGATRGLPVGVRGGT; encoded by the coding sequence GTGACGCCCCACGATGACCTCCCCTCCTGGCTGCTTGCCTGGAACCAGACCCTGCCCGTTCCACCTGCAGCCGTGGGCCGCGGCCTGAGATTCGCCTTCTACGGGCGGGTGTCCACCGAAGACCAGCAGGACCCCGAGGCGTCGCGTCTGTGCCAGCTCGGCCGGGCCCGCACCCTCATCGAGCCGATCGGGGGCATCATCACCGCCGAATACTTCGACATCGGCGAGACCCGCGCCCTGCCCTGGAAACGGCGGCCGAGGGCCTCGGCGCTCCTGGCCGCGTTGGCCGACCCTCGGCGCGGCTTCGACGCCGTCGTGATCGGTGAACCGCAACGTGCTTTCTACGGAACGCAGTTCGGTAACACGTTCCCGCTCTTCACTCACTACGGCGTCATGCTGTGGGTGCCGGAAGTCGGCGGAGCCATCGACCCAGACAACGAAGCACACGACCTGATCATGTCCGTCTTCGGCGGCATGTCGACGGGCGAGCGCAACCGCATCAAGATCCGTGTGCATTCCGCCATGGCTTCGCAGACCCTCATCGAGGGCCGCTACCTCGGCGGACGCCCTCCTTACGGCTACCGGCTCGTTGACCTGGGCCCGCACCCCAACCCCGGCAAGGCCGCCACCGGCAGGCGTCTGCACGGCCTGGAACCCGACCCTGTGGCCGCTCCCGTCGTCGTACGGATCTTCACCGAGTACCTGTGCGGGCTCGGGATCTTCGCCATCGCCGAAGGCCTGACCCGCGACCAGATCCCCAGCCCCTCCGCACACGACCAGGCCCGCAACTCGCACCGCGACACACGGGCCTGGTCCAAGAGCGCCGTCCGCGCGATCCTCACCAACCCCCGCTACACCGGCCGACAGGTCTGGAACCGACAGCACAAACACGAAAGTCTGCTGGACATCGAGGACGTCACCCTCGGCTACACCACCACGCTGCGCTGGAACAGCAAAGACAAATGGCTCGTCTCCCAGCGCATCGCGCACACCCCCCTCATCGACGACGAGACCTTCGCCCAGGCCCAGGACATCCTCGCCTCCCGCACCCGCACCGGACCCGCCCACGGAGTCAAACGAACCCAGAACCTCTACGTCCTGCGGGGTGCACTCACCCACGCCGTGTGCGGGCGCAAAATGCAAGGGCACTGGGCGCACGACGAGGCGTACTACCGATGCCGCTTCCCTGAGGAGTACGCCCTCGCCAACCACATCCAGCACCCCCGCAACGTCTACCTGCGGGAGACGTGGATCCTCCCACCGCTCGACGACTGGCTGAGCAAAGTGTTCCTGCCGCACCGCCTCGACGACACCATCGACCTGATGGCCGGTGCCGCGCCGCGCCCCCTCGCCAGCGATGAAAAAAGTACCGCTGAAGCCGCCCGGACAGTGATCGCCGACTGCGACGCCAAGCTCGCTACCCACCGCGCAGCGCTCGAAGCCGGCGCCGACCCCGCCCTCGTCACCCAATGGATCGCCGAGACACAGGCCCGCAAAGCCCGCGCCGTAGCCGAACTGCGCACCGCGACCCATGGCCCCGGCTCACGGATGCCCCGTGACGAGATCGCCCGGCTCGTACGCTCCATCAGCGACCTGGCCGCCGTCGTACGCCAAGCGGAAGCCGCGGACAAGGCGGAGATCTACCGGCAGCTCGGGCTCGCCCTCACCTACGACTCCGGGAAACAGAAAGTGCTGGTCGAGATGAATCTCAACCAGCACTCTGGGGCAACCCGTGGGCTACCAGTCGGTGTCCGAGGGGGGACTTGA
- a CDS encoding TRM11 family SAM-dependent methyltransferase: MPSPLSVWNTAPTSAPAQRADRYVPGSAAHPAKMLPQIAAHAITAYSRPGDLVLDPMCGIGTTLVEAIRLGRHALGTEYEARWADVARDNVIHTLQATGRGSGHVACGDARRLTELIDERHHGKIALVVTSPPYGNSVHGQVRSTRETGERGVLKKDYRYSHDPSNLAHVSTDRLLDAFTEILTQCRRVLRPGGTVVVTTRPWRERGELVDLPSAVLAAGQVAGLIAAERCVALLAGIRDSQLIARPSFFQMKNVRDARRQGIPLAVVQHEDVLVFTRPGQHTGTRDARWTTGEPRCTARAACRPATPAAVHSRTCARRGRCGGH; encoded by the coding sequence GTGCCCTCCCCCCTCTCGGTGTGGAACACCGCCCCCACCTCCGCTCCCGCCCAGCGCGCTGACCGCTACGTGCCTGGCTCCGCCGCCCACCCCGCCAAGATGCTCCCGCAGATCGCCGCCCACGCCATCACCGCCTACTCCCGCCCCGGGGACCTGGTCCTGGACCCCATGTGCGGCATCGGCACCACCCTCGTCGAGGCCATCCGCCTTGGCCGTCACGCCCTCGGTACCGAGTACGAGGCGCGCTGGGCCGACGTGGCCCGCGACAACGTCATCCACACCCTGCAGGCAACCGGACGCGGCAGCGGACACGTCGCGTGCGGCGACGCCCGCCGACTCACCGAGCTCATCGACGAACGCCACCACGGCAAGATCGCCCTCGTCGTCACCTCACCGCCGTACGGCAACTCGGTGCACGGACAGGTCCGCTCCACTCGCGAGACCGGCGAGCGCGGCGTGCTCAAGAAGGACTACCGCTACAGCCACGACCCCTCCAACCTGGCCCACGTCTCCACCGACCGGCTCCTGGACGCCTTCACCGAGATCCTCACCCAGTGCCGACGCGTCCTGCGCCCCGGCGGCACCGTGGTCGTCACCACCCGCCCCTGGCGCGAGCGCGGCGAACTCGTCGACCTGCCCTCCGCGGTCCTCGCCGCCGGCCAGGTGGCCGGACTCATCGCCGCCGAACGCTGCGTCGCCCTCCTCGCGGGCATCCGCGACAGTCAGCTCATCGCCCGCCCGTCGTTCTTCCAGATGAAGAACGTCCGCGACGCCCGCCGCCAGGGCATCCCCCTCGCGGTAGTCCAGCACGAGGACGTACTCGTCTTCACCCGACCCGGACAGCACACCGGTACGAGAGACGCGAGATGGACGACGGGCGAGCCGAGGTGCACGGCCAGGGCCGCCTGCAGGCCGGCAACCCCGGCTGCCGTCCACTCCCGCACCTGTGCCCGAAGGGGCCGCTGTGGCGGTCACTGA